The Mangrovivirga cuniculi genomic sequence CCACCCATGGTTTCGCCATGTGCTGAATCATGAATTTTGAAAACCCTGCCAGATACCGTTGTTTATTTTCAGCGTTGTAAAGATCTGACAATACTTTATCTGGTTCACCAAAGCGCTTATCAAAAAATGATGCAAGGTCATCCGGCATATCACCTTCCTGCCTGCCTTTGATCAGCATTTTTCCAAGGTCTGCTCCGCTCCCTTCATCTCCTAAAATATATCCTACTGATGGTGATATCTTAACTATTTCCTCTCCATCGAAATATACTGCAGATGCACCGGTTCCCAGGATACAAGAAATACCTGGATAATTCCCACATGCACTTCTGGCCGCGGCAAGAACATCACCATGAACATAAATATCAGTATCTTTCCAAAAAACCTGATGTTACTTTCAACGAATGCAGCCGGTTCTTTTCTCTGGCAACCTGCACCATAAAAATAAATTTCAGACGGAACCTCCTGAGCGTGTTCTTTTACTTGGCTGAAGACCTTTTTAAAATCGTCTTCTGAAGATAGATTTGCTTGTAATCCTTCTGTGCGAAGTTGGCTGATCTCTCCTTTTTCAGAAATAAACCGCCAATCTGCTCCTGTCCCACCGGAGTCTACGATGTAGATCATTTTTTTACTTTACCAATTTTCTGAAATCGTTCAAATACCTTCTCAGTATGTGGTGCCTCGGGTAGCTCATCTGTAAGATCCTGCCCCGCCCAATGTTCATAGTGTTTGCCATTTTTCCACAACCTGGAACTGGAAACATCGTAAATATCTCCTTTATAAGCAACATACACTTCCTCTTTATCCTGTCCGTTGTAAAGAGCCAGCTGTGACTTTGTTAATTCTTTCAATTTGAATATTGGTTCGCCAGAGATTTGATCACTTCTTCTACAGACAACGTATCATCGTAATATCCAACTATCTTTCTGATAATATCATCGACCATCGCATCAGGACATGAAGCTCCACTGGTTATCAAAATTCTTGCAGGTTTGTCTTCTGGAAGGTATCCTTCAGTGACTTTTTCTTCTTTGCTCTTATGCAAATAATGAGATATTAATTTATCTGATAGAATTTTATCAGCGGACGAAATATGATAGGTAGGAAGCTTTTCTTTGCATAGATCCACCAAATGCGAAGTATTACTGCTATTGTAACCTCCAACTACAATCGCCAGATCCGCATCAGCTTCTAAAAGACCTTTTACAGCACGTTGATTATCGGAAGTTGCATAACATAATGTATCCCTGGTATTAGCGAAGTGGTCATTAATATTTTCAGTACCAACCCTGGATTCCATTATATCTTTCAGGTGATCGGTAATCTCCTGGGTATCCTCTGCTAGCATAGTAGTTTGATTTACCACTCCTATGCGGTCAAAATGAACCTCCGGGTCGAATCCTTCACTATAACGGTCGGCAAATTCCTCGTAAAACTCTTCTTTAGATTTTTGTTTTAATATATAAGGTTCTAGCTTCCTGGCCTCTTCCATGTTTTGTACTACAACTGCCGGCGCACTTTCCTTAGCATGAGAAAATGTTGCCCTGGTCTCTTCATGATATCTTTTACCATGGATAACCACTGTATAATCATCATTACCAAGGCTTCCTGCTCTTTTCCATACTTTCACCACAAAGGGGCAGGTAGTATCAAATCTTTTAACATCGATATTTTTCTCTTTCAGCAGCTCTTCAATTTCAATTGTCGTACCAAAAGCCGGTATAACCACTATATCATCATCTTTGATCTCATCCCATGGAACAAACTGATTGCCCTGT encodes the following:
- a CDS encoding cytochrome b5 domain-containing protein, which codes for MKELTKSQLALYNGQDKEEVYVAYKGDIYDVSSSRLWKNGKHYEHWAGQDLTDELPEAPHTEKVFERFQKIGKVKK
- a CDS encoding 4-hydroxy-3-methylbut-2-enyl diphosphate reductase: MKKFDIPSFYRSPIISKIKDLRKLSDRTKKDFTPSTLDFGPVQINVARHFGFCYGVENAIEIIYKTVNENPGRRIFLLSEMIHNPKVNQDLHEMGVRFIMDTQGNQFVPWDEIKDDDIVVIPAFGTTIEIEELLKEKNIDVKRFDTTCPFVVKVWKRAGSLGNDDYTVVIHGKRYHEETRATFSHAKESAPAVVVQNMEEARKLEPYILKQKSKEEFYEEFADRYSEGFDPEVHFDRIGVVNQTTMLAEDTQEITDHLKDIMESRVGTENINDHFANTRDTLCYATSDNQRAVKGLLEADADLAIVVGGYNSSNTSHLVDLCKEKLPTYHISSADKILSDKLISHYLHKSKEEKVTEGYLPEDKPARILITSGASCPDAMVDDIIRKIVGYYDDTLSVEEVIKSLANQYSN